Proteins co-encoded in one Arachis stenosperma cultivar V10309 chromosome 7, arast.V10309.gnm1.PFL2, whole genome shotgun sequence genomic window:
- the LOC130941980 gene encoding heavy metal-associated isoprenylated plant protein 47-like, producing MTKKIVIQVHNMGSDKSRSKAMKIAAVCQGVESVAVEGESKDQLVVTGDGVDSVCLTNQIRKKFPGASMISVEDVKREQPPQNEEPQTEEPSFTTYHHHYDYYRPPPYYPSCYVYDSYPNSSFF from the exons ATGACGAAG AAAATAGTTATCCAGGTGCACAATATGGGAAGTGACAAATCCAGAAGTAAAGCCATGAAAATTGCTGCAGTGTGCCAAG GTGTAGAATCAGTGGCAGTAGAAGGCGAAAGCAAAGACCAATTAGTGGTAACTGGAGATGGAGTTGACTCAGTTTGTTTGACTAATCAGATTAGGAAGAAGTTCCCGGGTGCTTCCATGATAAGTGTTGAAGATGTGAAAAGAGAACAACCACCACAAAATGAAGAACCACAAACTGAAGAACCATCTTTTACTacttatcatcatcattatgatTACTATCGTCCACCACCATATTATCCCTCATGCTACGTCTATGATTCATACCCCAACAGTTCCTTCTTCTAA
- the LOC130942094 gene encoding uncharacterized protein LOC130942094 → MSVEIIDGTTITSFVEDEEAFSASVSDLFAELDADKDGLLSYTEMMKELQRLRVMETHFGVDVKRDPEEVAHVYESLFVQFDHDMNGKVDKNEFKKETKKMLLAMANGLGSLPVQMALEHDSLLLKAVKREYSCAAASANNNLLANAA, encoded by the coding sequence ATGAGCGTAGAAATCATAGACGGCACCACCATCACCAGCTTCGTGGAAGACGAAGAGGCTTTCTCCGCATCAGTGAGCGACCTCTTCGCTGAACTGGACGCAGACAAAGACGGCCTCCTGTCTTACACGGAGATGATGAAGGAGCTCCAGAGGCTGAGGGTGATGGAGACGCACTTCGGCGTGGACGTGAAGCGCGATCCCGAGGAGGTGGCGCATGTGTACGAGTCGCTGTTCGTGCAGTTTGACCACGACATGAATGGGAAGGTAGATAAGAATGAGTTCAAGAAGGAAACAAAGAAGATGCTTCTGGCCATGGCGAATGGGCTTGGATCATTGCCGGTTCAGATGGCACTTGAACATGATAGTCTTCTCTTGAAGGCTGTCAAACGTGAATATTCCTGTGCTGCTGCTTCTGCTAATAATAATCTTCTTGCTAATGCTGCttag
- the LOC130942185 gene encoding uncharacterized protein LOC130942185, which yields MSVEIIDGTTITNFVEDEEAFSASVSDLFAQLDADKDGFLSYTEMVKELQRLRVMETHFGVDVKREPEEVARVYESLFVQFDHDMNGRIDKNEFKKETKKMLLAMANGLGSLPVQMALEHDSLLLKAVKREYSYAASANNNLLANAA from the coding sequence ATGAGCGTAGAAATCATAGACGGCACCACCATCACCAACTTCGTGGAAGACGAGGAGGCCTTCTCTGCGTCAGTGAGCGACCTCTTCGCTCAACTGGACGCGGACAAAGACGGCTTTCTGTCTTACACGGAGATGGTGAAGGAACTGCAGAGGCTGAGGGTGATGGAGACGCACTTCGGCGTGGACGTGAAGCGCGAACCGGAGGAGGTGGCGCGTGTGTACGAGTCGCTGTTCGTGCAATTTGACCACGACATGAATGGGAGGATAGATAAGAATGAGTTCAAGAAggaaacaaagaaaatgcttcTGGCCATGGCGAACGGGCTTGGATCATTGCCGGTTCAGATGGCACTTGAACATGATAGTCTTCTCTTGAAGGCTGTCAAACGTGAATATTCATATGCTGCTTCTGCTAATAATAATCTTCTTGCAAATGCtgcttaa